Proteins from one Malaya genurostris strain Urasoe2022 chromosome 2, Malgen_1.1, whole genome shotgun sequence genomic window:
- the LOC131430917 gene encoding annulin isoform X3: MYSLDANTNLPPLMIWRPAEIVEDTVDDVLQIIHLDPCIGENGTAHRTERFEVMNRSRIDGSSSLLVVRRGQPFKLKVYCNRPFDEDRDVIAILLAVQPMNGEKISHGNGTVVYLPLKKCAESVDENGSDWDAYLDAVEDNAFTLSIRTSAHASVSRWELAIDTKLIDSDQTKNFVMSEPLYLLFNPWCESDPVFLEDEKLREEYVLSDTTLIWRGCDRSFHPTIWKLGQYERDVLDCGLLLLASVGRVSATYRGNPVRVARALSAAVNSNDDNGALMGNWGKDFPDGTAPTAWVGSVNILQQYYRTRRPVEYGQCWVFSGVLTTIARALGIPSRVVSNFNSAHDSEASLTIDYYFGEDNVHLRDFSTDSTWNFHVWNELWMRRSDLGIGSDELYDGWQAVDATPQEMSDGMYKLGPAPVKAVKRGEVNVLYDCDFVYAEVNADEIYWRYRGPSQAMKLVKKDPARIGQFISTKAVGEWQREDITDCYKFGERTCDERITMMKALKQTSSPFTRFYTNEEFHDIDFEIDIRNDVKIGEPFTIVVKISNRSEEITHPIEGIVHVDTVLYTGKLRKPLKAIPFNLDVQPDSSSSLELQVDFDEYYNSIMDQAYFKIICSASVKGTNYEYFAQEDYRVRKPDIKIQLGNEPVNGVPLYVTATLLNPMPIPLTNGSFRFECSGVWQAVDIPSDYIEAGELATVKFRMMPHFEGSAQIAAKFNAAELNDVDGFLAFDVGENMDRNAGRSLQDALVFA, encoded by the exons ATGTACAGCTTGGACGCAAACACCAACCTGCCTCCGTTGATGATTTGGCGACCGGCAGAGA TTGTTGAAGATACAGTGGACGATGTGCTTCAGATTATACACCTGGAtccttgcattggagaaaatggAACGGCACATCGGACAGAGAGATTTGAGGTCATGAATCGGAGCAGAATCGATGGCAGTTCCTCGTTGCTCGTGGTTAGAAGAGGTCAACCATTCAAACTGAAGGTTTACTGCAACAGGCCGTTCGATGAGGATCGAGATGTGATTGCAATTTTGTTAGCCGTTCAACCGATGAATGGAGAAAAAATAAGTCATGGAAATGGAACAGTTGTGTATTTGCCACTGAAAAAGTGTGCGGAAAGCGTTGATGAGAACGGATCCGACTGGGACGCGTATTTGGATGCTGTAGAGGATAACGCGTTCACATTAAGCATCCGGACATCAGCTCACGCTTCAGTGTCCCGTTGGGAGCTTGCAATCGATACTAAACTGATTGACTCTGACCAAACGAAGAATTTTGTGATGTCAGAACCATTATACTTACTTTTCAATCCATGGTGCGAAAGTGATCCCGTTTTCTTAGAAG ATGAGAAACTGCGTGAAGAATACGTGCTGAGCGACACTACACTCATTTGGCGCGGTTGTGATCGAAGTTTCCATCCTACGATCTGGAAGTTGGGTCAGTACGAGCGAGATGTTTTAGATTGTGGTCTTCTTCTATTGGCTAGTGTAGGAAGGGTTAGTGCAACGTATCGAGGAAATCCAGTTCGAGTGGCACGTGCTCTGTCAGCTGCGGTGAATAGTAATGACGACAATGGAGCGTTGATGGGAAATTGGGGAAAGGATTTCCCGGACGGAACTGCTCCAACCGCTTGGGTAGGTTCGGTTAATATCCTGCAGCAGTATTATCGCACGAGACGACCTGTTGAATATGGACAGTGTTGGGTGTTCTCTGGAGTTTTGACGACAA TTGCTCGTGCGCTAGGCATTCCCAGTCGAGTGGTATCTAACTTCAATTCGGCCCATGATTCGGAAGCATCTCTTActattgattattattttggtgaGGATAATGTGCATTTACGAGATTTCAGCACGGATTCGACGTGGAATTTTCATGTGTGGAATGAACTGTGGATGCGTAGGTCGGATCTCGGAATAGGATCCGATGAGCTGTACGATGGCTGGCAGGCTGTTGATGCGACTCCCCAGGAGATGTCAGATGGGATGTACAAACTGGGACCAGCACCGGTTAAGGCAGTCAAACGTGGAGAGGTTAATGTTCTGTATGATTGCGATTTTGTGTACGCCGAGGTCAACGCAGATGAGATCTATTGGCGGTATAGGGGACCCAGTCAAGCTATGAAGCTAGTGAAGAAGGATCCAGCTAGAATTGGACAGTTCATTAGTACTAAGGCAGTTGGAGAATGGCAACGCGAAGATATCACAGATTGCTACAAATTTGGAGAGCGAACTTGTGACGAGAGAATAACAATGATGAAAGCATTGAAACAGACAAGTAGTCCATTTACAAGGTTTTATAcgaatgaagagtttcatgacATCGATTTCGAGATCGATATTAGAAATGATGTTAAAATTGGTGAGCCTTTTACGATTGTGGTGAAGATTAGTAATCGTTCTGAAGAAATTACGCATCCTATCGAAGGAATCGTTCATGTGGATACTGTTCTATATACCGGTAAACTGAGAAAACCATTAAAAGCGATTCCTTTCAATTTAGATGTGCAACCGGACAGTTCAAGTTCACTGGAGTTGCAAGTCGACTTCGATGAGTATTACAACAGTATTATGGACCAGGCTTACTTCAAAATCATCTGCTCGGCTAGTGTGAAAGGAACTAACTACGAATACTTCGCTCAGGAAGATTATCGCGTTAGAAAACCAGATATAAAAATTCAGTTAGGCAATGAACCGGTCAACGGAGTGCCGCTTTACGTCACAGCTACTTTGCTAAATCCGATGCCCATTCCGTTAACAAATGGGTCGTTTAGGTTCGAATGTTCTGGTGTTTGGCAAGCGGTTGATATCCCTAGCGACTACATCGAGGCAGGTGAACTGGCGACCGTTAAATTTCGCATGATGCCGCATTTCGAAGGAAGCGCACAGATCGCAGCCAAATTCAATGCAGCCGAGTTAAATGATGTAGATGGCTTTCTAGCATTTGATGTGGGCGAAAATATGGACAGAAATGCTGGACGTTCGTTACAAGATGCACTCGTATTTGCATAG